One window of the Salvia splendens isolate huo1 chromosome 1, SspV2, whole genome shotgun sequence genome contains the following:
- the LOC121809787 gene encoding acetyl-coenzyme A carboxylase carboxyl transferase subunit alpha, chloroplastic-like, with protein MASMAQSPALLAGNLASKPTASDLLGSLCNGICDVPLKALGRSRLGAKRRDFSIVAKVKKGKKNEYPWPEDPDLSVKGGVLSHLSPFKPLKEKPKPVTLDFEKPLMDLQKKIVDVQKMANETGLDFSDQIISLENKYHQALKDLYTHLTPIQRVNIARHPNRPTFLDHIFNITETFVELHGDRAGYDDPAIVTGLGTINGRSYMFMGHQKGRNTKENIQRNFGMPTPHGYRKALRMMYYADHHGFPIVTFIDTPGAYADLKSEELGQGEAIAFNLRTMFGLKVPIVSIVIGEGGSGGALAIGCANKLLMLENAVFYVASPEACAAILWKTAKASPKAAEKLKITATELIKLQICDGAIPEPLGGGHTDPHWTSQQIKAAIIESMDELVKMDTETLLKLRAQKFRKMGTLEVGGFQEGIPVDPIRKVNMKKKEDPIVPISMTSESKLRDEVEKLKHQVLEASKSSGTARPQRGLKEMMEKLEIEIDYEYDEAVKALGMEEKFLTLREEAAKGRNLHALDEKIEQLQGEFAKNLPSAPNCNSLISKIEMLKELSKSGTNKDELKIEINKRFGEFMNRPDVKHKVETLKAEIASLGLGASDLDSSLEIKEKVMRLNGELESEFKTVLKSLGLQVVPKNQDAALEKINAFNEEVHMIIDDVVNSSDLKERIELLKTEVEILGNSPDEDSKAKILSLVTEMKQTIKEAIAFPELKEKHERLTAEILESSNGSLNQEEEDSQIKVNQDTNHHTFV; from the exons TTTGTGTAATGGCATTTGTGATGTACCCCTCAAGGCCCTTGGAAGATCCCGTCTTGGAGCAAAAAGAAGAGACTTTTCCATAGTGGCAAAGGTTAAGAAAGGGAAGAAGAACGAATATCCTTGGCCAGAAGATCCCGATCTCAGTGTGAAGGGTGGAGTGCTTAGCCACCTCTCACCTTTCAAGCCTTTGAAAGAGAAGCCAAAACCAGTGACTTTGGATTTTGAGAAACCTCTCATGGATTTGCAAAAGAAAATAGTTGAT GTGCAAAAGATGGCAAATGAAACTGGTCTGGATTTCAGCGATCAGATTATCTCACTGGAGAACAAATACCATCAG GCTCTGAAAGACCTATACACGCATTTGACTCCTATACAACGTGTGAACATTGCAAGGCATCCGAACAGACCAACATTCCTTGATCATATCTTCAACATCACAGAGACT TTTGTGGAGCTCCATGGTGATCGAGCTGGATATGATGATCCTGCCATTGTCACCGGACTTGGTACTATTAACGGCAGAAGCTACATGTTCATGGGCCATCAGAAGGGCAGGAACACAAAAGAGAATATCCAAAGGAACTTTGGGATGCCCACTCCTCATGG CTATAGAAAGGCACTGCGGATGATGTACTATGCAGATCATCATGGATTTCCTATTGTCACTTTCATTGACACTCCCGGGGCATATGCTGATCTCAAGTCTGAGGAATTGGGCCAA GGAGAAGCCATTGCATTTAATTTGAGGACCATGTTTGGTTTGAAAGTACCAATTGTGTCAATTGTCATCGGTGAAGGAGGTTCGGGTGGAGCTCTGGCCATTGGTTGTGCTAACAAGCTTTTAATGCTTGAAAATGCAGTTTTCTATGTCGCCAG TCCTGAAGCATGTGCTGCCATCTTATGGAAGACAGCAAAAGCTTCTCCAAAG GCTGCTGAGAAGCTAAAAATTACAGCTACAGAGCTCATTAAGCTACAAATTTGTGATGGTGCCATCCCT GAACCTCTTGGCGGTGGACATACGGATCCGCATTGGACTTCTCAACAAATTAAAGCTGCAATTATTGAATCAATGGAT GAACTCGTGAAAATGGATACTGAAACTTTATTAAAGCTTCGGGCTCAGAAGTTCCGTAAAATGGGTACACTTGAGGTTGGTGGGTTCCAAGAAGGAATCCCGGTTGATCCAATTAGAAAAGTCAACATGAAAAAGAAGGAAGATCCTATAGTCCCAATCAGCATGACTTCTGAATCGAAGTTGAGGGATGAGGTTGAAAAGCTGAAACATCAGGTATTGGAAGCTAGTAAGTCATCAGGAACAGCACGCCCACAGAGGGGTTTGAAAGAGATGATGGAAAAGTTGGAGATAGAGATCGACTATGAATACGATGAAGCTGTAAAAGCTCTGGGTATGGAGGAGAAGTTTTTGACCCTGAGAGAAGAAGCTGCAAAGGGGAGAAATCTACATGCTTTGGATGAAAAGATTGAACAGCTACAGGGTGAATTTGCCAAAAATCTCCCTTCTGCTCCCAATTGCAACAGCCTGATATCGAAGATTGAAATGCTGAAAGAGTTATCCAAGTCCGGCACCAACAAAGATGAACTGAAAATCGAAATTAATAAGAGATTTGGTGAGTTCATGAATCGGCCTGATGTAAAACACAAGGTTGAGACGCTCAAGGCTGAAATCGCAAGTTTAGGATTAGGAGCATCAGATCTCGATTCCAGTCTGGAGATAAAGGAGAAGGTCATGCGATTGAATGGAGAGTTGGAGTCAGAATTTAAGACTGTTCTTAAATCCCTGGGGCTGCAGGTGGTTCCTAAAAACCAAGACGCCGCCTTGGAAAAGATAAATGCCTTCAATGAAGAAGTCCACATGATTATCGATGATGTTGTCAATTCATCAGATTTGAAAGAAAGGATCGAGCTGCTGAAGACAGAGGTGGAGATACTTGGAAACTCACCAGACGAAGACTCCAAAGCTAAGATTCTATCTTTGGTTACAGAAATGAAGCAAACTATCAAGGAGGCCATAGCTTTTCCAGAATTGAAAGAAAAGCACGAAAGACTCACAGCTGAGATATTAGAATCTTCAAATGGGAGTCTTAATCAAGAGGAAGAAGATTCCCAAATAAAAGTCAACCAGGACACCAATCACCATACCTTCGTCTGA